The genomic interval CCTGCAGACGGAATAGTTACAATGGCGGGGAAAACAAAGGGGTATGGAAACTTTGTGGTTATTAATCACCAGAATAACCTGGAGACAAGATACGGGCATTTGAGGGATATTTTTGTTAAGAGAGGACAGATAGTAAAAAGAGGAGATGTAATTGGCACTGTGGGTAATACAGGTAGAAGTACAGGTCCTCACCTGCATTTTGAGGTTAGGGTAAACGGCAAGGCTGTTAACCCAAGAGATTACATTGTCAGTGAAATTATGCATTTCTGATAACTCTTTTTTGATATAATCAATTTGAAAACTTTTTAGATGAGGTAAATATGTTTAATTCTATAGTTACTAAAATTTTTGGAACAAAAAATGACAGGTATATAAAATCAAGATGGCCTATTGTTGAAAAGGTTAACTCTTTGGAGCCTGAATATGAAAAGTATACAGATGGTGAGTTAAAAGAAAAGATTCAGAATTTCAAGGAAATTGTTCAGCAAAGGTATAAAGAGGGGGAGAAACTTCAGAAAATTTTAGATGAAATACTTCCCGATGTGTTTGCTATTGTTAGGGAAACGGCTAAGAGAAAACTCAATATGAGGCACTTTGATGTTCAGGTTTTAGGAGGAATAGTCCTTCACGAAGGTAAGATTGCTGAAATGAAAACAGGTGAAGGTAAAACTCTTGTTGCAACCTTACCTGTTGTTTTAAATGCCCTTGCAGGCAGGGGAGTTCATGTTGTTACAGTAAACGATTACCTTGCACAGAGGGATGCTGAATGGATGGGGAAGGTTTACAATGCCCTTGGGCTTTCTGTTGGTGTAATTAAGCATGGCCTCGATGACCAGGAAAGAAAAGAGGCTTACAACTGTGATATAACATACGGCACAAACAATGAGTTTGGTTTTGACTACTTGAGAGACAACATGAAGTATTACCTTGAAGACTGTGTGCAAAGGGATTATTACTATGCCATAGTTGACGAGGTTGATTCTATTTTAATTGACGAAGCAAGAACACCGTTGATTATTTCAGGGCCCTCTGAAGAGTCTACAGAGAAGTACTATGTAGCAAACTCATTAATTCCCAAACTTAAAGAGGGAGAAGATTACGAGGTTGATGAAAAGGAAAATACAGCAGTTTTAACAGAAAAGGGTATTGCAAAGGCGGAAAAGATTTTAGGGGTTCCCAATCTTTATGACCCTTCCAATATTGAGTTGTTGCACTGTATTGAACAGGCTTTAAAAGCCCATACCCTTTTTCAAAAAGATGTTGATTATATTGTAAAAGACAATGAAGTAATAATTGTTGATGAATTTACCGGAAGGTTAATGCCTGGGAGAAGGTTTTCTGACGGCTTACACCAGGCTTTAGAGGCAAAAGAGGGTGTGAAAATCCAGTCTGAAAACCAGACACTTGCAACAATTACCTTTCAGAATTATTTCAGAATGTACGAAAAACTTTCTGGTATGACAGGTACTGCCGATACTGAAGCGGCTGAATTTAAAAAGATTTATGACCTTGATGTAATTGTTATTCCAACAAATAAACCAATGATTAGAAAAGACTATCCTGATGTTGTTTACAGAACAGAGAGGGAGAAGTTTAATGCAATTGTAAAAGAGATAGAGCGATTGCACAAAAAGGGACAGCCTGTACTTGTTGGTACAGTATCGATTGAAAACTCTGAAAAATTGAGTAACTTACTTAAAAAGAAAGGGATTAAACACGTTGTTTTAAACGCAAAACACCATGAGAAAGAAGCGGAAATTGTTGCTCAGGCAGGTAGAAAAGGTGCTGTAACAATTGCTACCAATATGGCTGGTAGGGGAACCGATATTGTTTTAGGCGGAAACCCTGAGATGCTTGCTAAGTCTGAAATTGAAAAACTTGAAGCGGCAGGCAAAGAGTTAACTGAAGAAGAAAAAAAAGAGATTTATGAGAAATTTAAAAAGCAATGTGAAAAGGAAAAACAGGAAGTGCTTGAAGCAGGTGGGCTTTTTATTATAGGTAGTGAAAGGCATGAATCAAGGAGAATTGATAATCAGCTTAGAGGCCGTTCAGGAAGACAGGGAGACCCTGGTGCATCAAGGTTTTATCTATCCCTTGAAGATGATTTAATGAGAATCTTCGGTTCTGATAAGATTTCAGGCATAATGCAGAGATTGGGAATGGAAGAGGGAGTGCCTATTGAACATAACATGATTTCAAAGTCAATTGAAAGGGCTCAAAAACAGGTTGAAAACAGAAACTTTGAAATAAGAAAGCAGTTGCTTGAATATGACTCTGTAATGAATCAGCAGAGGGAAACATTTTATAAACTTAGAAGAAAGGTGCTTGAAGGCACTGTCAGGGATTATGTCTTTGAACTTACAAAGGGAATTCTTGAATGGCTTGAAGACCAGTACATAGGAGACCCGAAGCATCCAAATGAATGGAATGCTGAAGAGTATGCAAAAAAGATTAAAGAGTACTTTGCCTACGATATTTCCCCTGATGAAGTAAGAAAAATTCCAAGAGAGAAATTAACAGAAGAGATGTATGAGAGGGTTACAAAGGCCTATCAGGAAAAGGTTAAAAAGATTGGCGACGAAGAGATGTTTAAAATGCATGAGAGGTTTGTTGCCCTGCAGTTTTTGGATAGGCACTGGAAAGACCACCTGCTCAATATGGACCATTTGAAAGATGCAATTGGATTAAGGGGATACGGGCAGAAAGACCCAATTATTGAGTATAAAAAGGAGAGTTTTGCCCTATTTGAAGATATGATGTCAAGGGTGGAAGACAATATTATTAAAGTACTTTACTGGATTCAGCCGGCAAGTGAGGAACAGGTTAGAGAAGAAAAGAGAAAAGCAAAGGCTAAACAGAAAAGGCTGTTGCATGCAAGTGTAAAAGACAAAGAGGCACCTGTGGTTGCAACAGTTAAAAGGGATAAACCTAAGATTGGAAGAAATGACCCCTGCCCCTGTGGCAGTGGTAAAAAATATAAAAAATGTTGTGGAAGGAATGAGAGGTGATTAATGCTTGATAGAATGCCTGATATAGCCTTAACCTTTGACGATGTCCTGGTGGTACCTGGATACTCAGAAGTTCACCCCAACGATGTTGATGTAACAACAGTTCTTTCAAAAAAAATCAAATTAAATATTCCCCTGATTAGTGCTGCAATGGATACAGTAACTGAATCAAGGCTTGCTATTGCCATTGCTCAGTTAGGTGGAATAGGGATTATTCACAAAAACCTGTCAATTGAAGAGCAGGCTGAGGAGGTTGATAAGGTTAAAAGGTCTGAGTCTGGAATGATTGTTGACCCGATTACCATATCACCTGACGCATCTATCTATCAGGCTGAAGAGTTAATGGCAAAGTATAAGATTTCAGGGGTTCCTGTTACACAATCCGGAAAGCCTGGGGGAAAGCTTGTAGGGATTCTTACAAACAGGGATTTGAGATTTGTTACCGATTTCAGCAAAAAGGTAAGAGATTTAATGACAAAGGATAATCTTGTAACAGTTCCTGTTGGAACAACCCTTGAGCAGGCCAAAGAAATTCTTCATA from Thermotomaculum hydrothermale carries:
- the secA gene encoding preprotein translocase subunit SecA, with the translated sequence MFNSIVTKIFGTKNDRYIKSRWPIVEKVNSLEPEYEKYTDGELKEKIQNFKEIVQQRYKEGEKLQKILDEILPDVFAIVRETAKRKLNMRHFDVQVLGGIVLHEGKIAEMKTGEGKTLVATLPVVLNALAGRGVHVVTVNDYLAQRDAEWMGKVYNALGLSVGVIKHGLDDQERKEAYNCDITYGTNNEFGFDYLRDNMKYYLEDCVQRDYYYAIVDEVDSILIDEARTPLIISGPSEESTEKYYVANSLIPKLKEGEDYEVDEKENTAVLTEKGIAKAEKILGVPNLYDPSNIELLHCIEQALKAHTLFQKDVDYIVKDNEVIIVDEFTGRLMPGRRFSDGLHQALEAKEGVKIQSENQTLATITFQNYFRMYEKLSGMTGTADTEAAEFKKIYDLDVIVIPTNKPMIRKDYPDVVYRTEREKFNAIVKEIERLHKKGQPVLVGTVSIENSEKLSNLLKKKGIKHVVLNAKHHEKEAEIVAQAGRKGAVTIATNMAGRGTDIVLGGNPEMLAKSEIEKLEAAGKELTEEEKKEIYEKFKKQCEKEKQEVLEAGGLFIIGSERHESRRIDNQLRGRSGRQGDPGASRFYLSLEDDLMRIFGSDKISGIMQRLGMEEGVPIEHNMISKSIERAQKQVENRNFEIRKQLLEYDSVMNQQRETFYKLRRKVLEGTVRDYVFELTKGILEWLEDQYIGDPKHPNEWNAEEYAKKIKEYFAYDISPDEVRKIPREKLTEEMYERVTKAYQEKVKKIGDEEMFKMHERFVALQFLDRHWKDHLLNMDHLKDAIGLRGYGQKDPIIEYKKESFALFEDMMSRVEDNIIKVLYWIQPASEEQVREEKRKAKAKQKRLLHASVKDKEAPVVATVKRDKPKIGRNDPCPCGSGKKYKKCCGRNER